One window of Chamaesiphon minutus PCC 6605 genomic DNA carries:
- a CDS encoding ABC transporter ATP-binding protein codes for MATVQFDRVFKMYANGHSAIKDLSLEIADGEFLVFVGPSGCGKSTALRMLAGLEDISAGKILIGDRVVNQYTPQQRNIAMVFQNYALYPHMTVRQNLEFPLRMLKLAPRQMAALVREAAEKLSLVELLDRKPKQLSGGQRQRVAMGRAIVRDPAVFLMDEPLSNLDAKMRSQIRTEITTLQQRMGTTTVYVTHDQVEAMTMGDRVAVMQGGKLQQVSSPQDLYDRPANIFVAGFIGSPAMNIFRSRLSKDERGSWSIDFGGKPLALPASLVQQYQHLDWHLGQILVGIRPEAFTVASAGDANSINVEVKTVEVLGHETIVYAMASIDIIDTDAASQPNGSSQTPTTETHSSLLAARIASSQTIQTGQPLTLSVDSSKLYLFSIDGDLIE; via the coding sequence ATGGCAACAGTACAATTCGATCGAGTATTTAAAATGTATGCTAACGGGCATAGTGCGATTAAAGACTTATCGCTAGAAATTGCCGATGGGGAATTTCTGGTCTTTGTCGGCCCTTCGGGGTGTGGGAAATCGACGGCATTGCGGATGCTAGCGGGCTTAGAAGATATTTCGGCGGGCAAGATTCTCATTGGAGATCGAGTAGTGAATCAATACACGCCCCAACAGCGGAATATTGCGATGGTGTTTCAGAATTACGCGCTGTATCCGCACATGACAGTGCGCCAAAATTTGGAATTTCCGCTACGGATGTTGAAACTCGCGCCCAGGCAGATGGCCGCACTGGTGCGGGAAGCTGCCGAAAAACTCAGCTTGGTGGAATTGCTCGATCGCAAGCCCAAACAGCTCTCTGGGGGGCAACGGCAGCGGGTGGCAATGGGACGGGCGATCGTTCGCGATCCGGCGGTATTTCTGATGGACGAACCGCTCTCCAATCTCGATGCCAAGATGCGATCGCAAATTCGGACGGAGATTACCACCCTACAACAGCGGATGGGGACGACGACTGTATATGTCACCCACGACCAGGTTGAGGCGATGACGATGGGCGATCGAGTGGCGGTGATGCAGGGGGGTAAATTACAGCAAGTCAGCTCGCCACAAGACCTATACGACCGCCCTGCGAACATATTTGTGGCAGGTTTTATCGGTTCGCCTGCGATGAATATCTTTCGGAGTCGATTGAGTAAGGACGAGCGCGGTAGCTGGTCGATCGATTTTGGGGGCAAACCTCTAGCTCTCCCCGCCAGTCTCGTCCAACAATACCAACATTTAGATTGGCATCTAGGACAGATTTTAGTAGGTATTCGTCCCGAAGCTTTTACGGTGGCTAGTGCTGGCGATGCCAACTCCATTAACGTCGAGGTGAAAACGGTAGAAGTACTCGGTCATGAGACGATCGTCTATGCTATGGCTTCGATCGACATTATTGACACGGACGCAGCTAGTCAGCCAAATGGCAGCAGCCAAACACCAACCACCGAAACACATAGCTCGCTCCTGGCCGCACGCATTGCATCATCCCAGACGATTCAAACCGGACAGCCACTGACTTTGAGTGTGGATAGCAGTAAATTATATTTATTCTCGATCGATGGCGATCTCATTGAGTGA
- the ffh gene encoding signal recognition particle protein yields MFDQLAESLESAWVKLRGKDKIKSSNIQDALKEVRRALLSADVNVQVVTNFVKEVETKAQGANVVSGVRPDQQFIKIVYDELVKTMGETNSPLANASTKPTVILMAGLQGAGKTTATAKLALHLRKENRTALMVATDVYRPAAIDQLITLGKQIDVPVFDMGTDANPVEIARQGIAKARELGVDTVIVDTAGRLQIDDRMMTELADVKAAIQPDEILLVVDSAIGQEAANVTMTFHDRIGITGAILTKLDGDTRGGAALSVRAISGQPIKFVGVGEKVEALQPFYPERMASRILGMGDVLTLVEKAQEDFDIADAAKLTEKIIEARFDFNDFIKQMRLLKNMGSLGGLLKMIPGMGKLSDGQLKQGEDQLKKAEAMIQSMTKEERGNPDLLASTPSRRRRIAKGCGYNESDVSKLISEFTRMRSMMQQMSMGNFPGMGGGQPGARGGQPGAPAAKVKKKKKGFGTL; encoded by the coding sequence ATGTTTGACCAATTAGCCGAAAGTTTAGAATCAGCCTGGGTAAAATTGCGCGGTAAGGACAAAATCAAGTCCTCCAACATTCAAGATGCGCTCAAGGAAGTCCGCCGCGCCCTGCTTTCGGCTGATGTAAACGTCCAAGTGGTCACCAATTTCGTTAAGGAAGTCGAAACTAAAGCCCAAGGTGCGAACGTAGTTTCGGGCGTTCGCCCCGACCAGCAGTTTATCAAAATTGTTTACGACGAACTGGTCAAGACGATGGGGGAAACCAATAGTCCCCTCGCGAATGCCAGTACCAAACCCACAGTAATTCTGATGGCGGGTTTGCAAGGTGCGGGTAAAACTACAGCGACAGCTAAACTTGCCTTACATTTACGCAAAGAAAACCGCACTGCGCTGATGGTGGCTACCGACGTTTATCGTCCGGCGGCGATCGATCAGCTCATCACTCTAGGCAAGCAAATTGACGTCCCAGTGTTCGACATGGGCACGGATGCCAATCCGGTCGAAATTGCCCGCCAAGGCATCGCCAAGGCGCGGGAACTAGGCGTAGATACGGTGATTGTCGATACTGCCGGACGCTTGCAAATCGACGATCGGATGATGACGGAGTTAGCCGATGTCAAAGCCGCAATTCAACCGGATGAAATCTTACTGGTAGTAGACTCAGCCATCGGTCAAGAAGCTGCGAATGTCACGATGACTTTCCACGATCGGATTGGCATTACTGGCGCGATTTTGACCAAATTAGATGGAGATACGCGCGGTGGTGCGGCTCTATCCGTCCGAGCGATTTCCGGTCAACCGATTAAATTTGTTGGGGTGGGTGAAAAAGTTGAAGCCCTCCAACCATTCTATCCAGAGCGGATGGCGTCGCGGATTCTGGGGATGGGTGACGTCCTGACGTTGGTCGAAAAAGCGCAGGAAGATTTCGACATTGCCGATGCCGCGAAATTAACTGAAAAAATCATCGAAGCCAGATTTGATTTCAATGACTTCATCAAACAGATGCGGTTATTGAAAAATATGGGTTCCCTCGGCGGTTTGCTCAAAATGATTCCGGGGATGGGTAAGCTCTCTGACGGTCAGTTGAAGCAAGGCGAAGATCAGCTCAAGAAAGCTGAAGCAATGATTCAGTCGATGACCAAGGAAGAACGGGGTAATCCGGATTTACTCGCGAGTACTCCCAGCCGTCGCCGTCGAATTGCCAAGGGTTGCGGTTATAACGAAAGCGATGTCAGTAAGCTCATTTCGGAGTTTACGCGGATGCGGAGTATGATGCAGCAGATGAGTATGGGCAATTTTCCAGGGATGGGTGGCGGTCAACCTGGCGCACGCGGCGGTCAACCTGGTGCGCCTGCTGCCAAGGTTAAGAAGAAGAAAAAGGGATTTGGCACTCTTTAG
- a CDS encoding TetR/AcrR family transcriptional regulator, translating into MQIFHSRQKTELNTHERIIQAAQKLFARHGYDGTSTKELAEKAGIAEGTLFRHFTNKKAILVEVATRGWVELLTDLLTELSEMASYEAISQVMYKRMLRLGENYDMMRVCFMEVQFHQDLRERIQSEVIVKMTDVAEAFFLTAMDRGVYRRMNPRVIAQVFLGMFVVAGFSHETITQPGASPQEMKEMAEGLADIFLNGVLAKK; encoded by the coding sequence ATGCAGATATTTCATAGCAGACAGAAGACAGAACTAAATACCCATGAAAGAATTATTCAAGCCGCTCAAAAACTGTTTGCCCGTCATGGTTATGATGGCACTAGCACCAAGGAATTAGCCGAAAAAGCAGGAATTGCTGAAGGCACTTTGTTTCGACATTTTACTAATAAAAAAGCAATTTTAGTAGAAGTCGCTACCCGAGGCTGGGTTGAATTATTGACAGATTTGTTAACAGAATTAAGCGAGATGGCTAGCTATGAAGCTATCTCTCAAGTAATGTACAAACGAATGCTACGATTGGGCGAAAACTATGACATGATGCGCGTCTGTTTTATGGAAGTTCAATTTCATCAAGATTTGCGCGAGCGGATTCAATCAGAAGTAATTGTCAAAATGACCGATGTTGCCGAAGCATTTTTTCTCACCGCAATGGATCGCGGTGTTTATCGGCGGATGAATCCACGGGTAATCGCTCAAGTATTTTTAGGCATGTTTGTCGTCGCTGGCTTCAGTCACGAAACAATTACCCAGCCAGGTGCCAGCCCTCAAGAAATGAAAGAGATGGCAGAAGGATTGGCGGATATCTTTTTGAATGGAGTCTTGGCGAAGAAGTAG
- a CDS encoding DUF4332 domain-containing protein codes for MIYDWSIGDLPGLNKSECAQLQQLGINTTRQLLQIAPDAATKQQLAISLGTKIQYVNKLVALADLSRLAGVGCQYNGLLLHTGIVSVRQLAQMPAHKLHQQLLRLHVATLQRRDLCPDLTQVQSWIKQSQELI; via the coding sequence ATGATTTACGATTGGTCGATTGGCGATTTACCCGGCTTAAACAAGTCCGAATGCGCTCAACTTCAACAACTTGGCATTAATACCACCAGACAACTCCTCCAAATCGCTCCCGATGCTGCTACCAAGCAGCAATTAGCGATTAGTTTAGGTACCAAAATTCAGTATGTAAATAAACTTGTCGCTTTGGCCGATTTATCCCGATTGGCTGGCGTCGGTTGTCAGTATAATGGCTTGCTCCTTCATACTGGGATCGTCTCTGTCAGACAATTAGCCCAAATGCCCGCCCATAAGCTGCATCAACAATTACTCCGTCTGCACGTAGCTACACTACAACGACGCGATCTCTGTCCCGATCTCACTCAAGTGCAAAGCTGGATAAAGCAATCTCAAGAACTAATCTGA
- a CDS encoding rhomboid family protein: protein MDFTSIVFIQIAIFSCLAIVFPTSRSSSSIKISAAIVLILLSTSFYFRPDLMAKVGLGAWAIAILIPLLLMRQLESLVINSQYMAASRFAKWLRWLVPTDGMWNYHHLLKGIALAQTGQMEAAGEIFARSRASERTEIGRSATALLYRSTNRWQEYIEWVQQRLTPAQLQLDRSTNLAYYLRAFAETGDLRRCIAEVAKLDRDRQLNTQYLNLLKMYILAYCGRVDAAILACQSLLSMYPAEVHQFWIGTAELAAGKKDAARQELRQLKQTTTDSCIQQDIAWRLSQPLPNLDKLTPYDWETVAGMEATVIQDAGYSSVTPNDVPTPVTNFIIAINVLIFCAELFWQSKIGDKDFTFIPWGGLSAPLVVGGQWWRIITANFLHMGILHLGMNMLALLYLGKFVEYRLGTWKYLFAYLVAGLGSMAVITYIDLKWMTTPHITVGASGAIMGMLGAMGAIHLRGWRQAKVAAAGRQFQAVLFSVGFQLVFDLTNGHTSIVGHFSGLIIGFLIGLMLLGLPTKELPRLPSS from the coding sequence ATGGATTTCACTAGTATTGTTTTCATTCAGATAGCGATTTTTTCTTGTTTGGCGATCGTATTTCCCACATCGCGGAGTAGTTCCAGCATCAAAATTTCGGCAGCGATCGTGTTGATACTCTTATCGACAAGTTTCTATTTTAGGCCAGATCTGATGGCCAAGGTGGGACTAGGCGCGTGGGCTATTGCAATCTTGATACCGCTGTTGCTGATGCGCCAACTCGAATCATTAGTGATTAACTCGCAATACATGGCCGCCAGTCGGTTCGCTAAGTGGCTCAGATGGCTCGTACCGACCGATGGCATGTGGAATTATCACCACCTCCTCAAAGGCATTGCCCTAGCGCAGACGGGGCAAATGGAGGCCGCTGGGGAGATATTTGCTAGATCGAGAGCGAGCGAGCGCACGGAGATCGGCAGATCGGCAACTGCACTATTATATCGTTCTACCAATCGCTGGCAGGAATATATCGAGTGGGTACAACAGCGACTGACGCCAGCACAATTGCAACTCGATCGATCGACGAATTTAGCCTATTACCTGCGAGCATTTGCCGAAACTGGAGACTTGCGGCGGTGTATTGCCGAAGTAGCCAAACTCGATCGAGATCGTCAGCTTAACACGCAATATTTAAATCTACTAAAAATGTACATTCTCGCCTACTGTGGGCGCGTGGATGCTGCGATCTTGGCTTGTCAAAGCTTACTGTCGATGTATCCCGCCGAAGTACATCAATTTTGGATCGGCACGGCGGAATTAGCCGCAGGCAAGAAAGATGCCGCCAGACAAGAATTAAGACAGCTCAAGCAAACGACTACAGATAGCTGCATCCAACAGGATATTGCTTGGCGATTGTCCCAACCATTGCCCAATCTAGACAAACTCACACCTTACGACTGGGAAACCGTCGCTGGGATGGAAGCGACAGTCATTCAAGATGCTGGATATAGTTCGGTAACGCCTAATGATGTCCCCACGCCAGTTACCAACTTTATCATCGCGATTAATGTGCTCATCTTCTGTGCTGAATTATTTTGGCAATCTAAAATTGGGGACAAAGATTTTACCTTCATCCCATGGGGCGGTTTATCTGCGCCGCTAGTCGTCGGTGGGCAATGGTGGCGGATTATTACCGCCAACTTCCTCCATATGGGGATTTTGCACTTGGGGATGAATATGTTGGCATTGCTCTATTTAGGCAAATTTGTCGAATATCGACTCGGTACTTGGAAATACCTGTTTGCCTATTTGGTGGCGGGATTAGGTTCGATGGCAGTAATCACGTACATCGATCTCAAATGGATGACTACGCCCCATATCACAGTCGGCGCGTCGGGAGCGATTATGGGCATGTTAGGCGCAATGGGAGCGATTCACCTGCGCGGTTGGCGACAAGCCAAAGTTGCTGCTGCGGGACGGCAATTTCAGGCGGTACTATTTAGCGTCGGTTTCCAGCTCGTGTTCGATCTCACCAACGGCCATACCAGCATTGTCGGTCATTTTTCGGGACTAATTATCGGATTTTTGATAGGACTAATGTTACTCGGACTGCCAACAAAAGAGCTACCCAGATTGCCTTCGTCATAA
- a CDS encoding Uma2 family endonuclease, translating to MYQEYWIVDYLGLGGRNFIGYPKQPTISTYYLVDGEYDLHQFRASDLIQSPTFHSLEFSIENLF from the coding sequence ATGTACCAGGAATATTGGATCGTCGATTATTTAGGATTGGGAGGACGAAATTTTATCGGCTATCCCAAACAACCGACGATTTCAACTTATTACTTAGTCGATGGTGAATACGATCTACATCAATTTAGAGCTAGCGATCTTATCCAATCGCCAACATTTCACAGTCTAGAATTCTCGATCGAGAACCTATTCTAA
- a CDS encoding class I SAM-dependent methyltransferase produces the protein MLLNPTQRQKLDGGNDRAFYDVPRFVTHVDAGFIDRLTNLYRERLTSNTRIFDMMSSWVSHLPDEMQFEYVQGHGLNEAELAKNPRFDSYFIQNLNQDLKLPLEDASFDAVLNTVSVQYLQYPEAIFAEIYRILKPNGIAIFSFSNRMFYNKAIAAWRDGSESDRVELVKGYFKSVPGFTEPEAIVHVSQVPDIFRLIGAGGGDPFYAVTARKGG, from the coding sequence ATGTTACTGAACCCGACCCAACGTCAAAAGTTAGATGGTGGTAACGATCGAGCGTTTTATGACGTACCTCGATTTGTTACCCATGTCGATGCCGGATTTATCGATCGATTGACGAATCTCTATCGCGAGAGACTCACCTCAAATACGCGCATCTTTGACATGATGAGCAGTTGGGTATCGCATTTACCCGACGAGATGCAATTTGAATACGTCCAGGGGCATGGTTTGAATGAAGCTGAACTCGCCAAAAATCCGCGCTTCGACAGTTACTTCATCCAAAATCTCAACCAAGATCTCAAACTGCCTTTAGAAGACGCGAGTTTTGATGCGGTTTTAAATACTGTCTCCGTCCAATATCTTCAATATCCCGAAGCAATTTTTGCCGAGATTTATCGCATTCTCAAACCCAATGGGATCGCCATCTTTAGCTTTTCCAATCGGATGTTTTATAACAAAGCGATCGCAGCTTGGCGGGATGGCAGCGAAAGCGATCGTGTCGAATTAGTCAAAGGTTATTTTAAATCCGTCCCTGGATTTACCGAACCAGAAGCGATCGTTCATGTCAGTCAAGTACCCGATATTTTTCGATTAATCGGTGCTGGCGGCGGCGATCCTTTTTACGCCGTCACCGCTCGAAAAGGAGGCTAA